Proteins encoded in a region of the Saccharothrix ecbatanensis genome:
- a CDS encoding LacI family DNA-binding transcriptional regulator — protein MAGADTARRRPTITDVARLAGVSPQTVSRFLRFNGGLKPATVERVENAIRELDYRPNLVARSMRTRKTGRLAILMPAMAFNPSRMLAGAGATAGAAGYFMDVVSAGGGVRARSERLLELADSGQFEGILSFAPVLPSVGNQMDQSTTVVVSADFDDEMRGIGDLADATPVVRMVEHLASTGHSRFLHVAGDAGFASARARKQSYLETVERLGLVSVGVFDGDWSGESGIEAIRSLPSRARPTAVIAANDLVAAGVVRGVRERGWDVPGDISVTGWDNNEIGQFMTPSLTTVDVDLERLGSKAMAKLIAGLRGTEPEPNEESLFRVIWRESTAEPFPTGRRRRKPIAGGVAGDGAGQTG, from the coding sequence ATGGCTGGCGCTGACACGGCGCGACGACGGCCGACGATCACGGATGTGGCGCGACTCGCCGGTGTGTCACCCCAGACGGTGTCGCGGTTCCTGCGGTTCAACGGCGGGCTGAAACCCGCGACCGTGGAACGCGTGGAGAACGCGATCCGCGAGCTGGACTACCGTCCCAACCTGGTGGCGCGGTCCATGCGCACGCGGAAGACCGGCCGGCTGGCGATCCTCATGCCCGCGATGGCCTTCAACCCGTCGCGCATGCTGGCGGGAGCCGGCGCGACGGCGGGCGCCGCGGGGTACTTCATGGACGTGGTGAGTGCCGGGGGCGGCGTGCGGGCGAGAAGTGAGCGACTGCTGGAGCTCGCCGACTCAGGCCAGTTCGAGGGCATCCTCTCCTTCGCGCCTGTGCTCCCCTCGGTGGGGAACCAGATGGACCAGAGCACGACCGTGGTGGTCTCGGCCGACTTCGACGACGAGATGCGCGGCATTGGGGACTTGGCCGACGCCACGCCCGTGGTGAGGATGGTCGAGCACTTGGCGTCGACGGGCCACTCCCGCTTCCTGCACGTGGCCGGTGACGCCGGCTTCGCTTCCGCGAGGGCGCGCAAGCAGAGCTATCTGGAGACGGTCGAACGCCTCGGTCTCGTGTCCGTCGGGGTCTTCGACGGTGATTGGTCCGGGGAGTCCGGCATCGAGGCGATCCGGTCGCTCCCGAGCCGGGCACGACCGACCGCGGTGATCGCGGCCAACGACCTCGTCGCGGCCGGCGTCGTCCGGGGCGTCCGGGAACGCGGTTGGGACGTGCCGGGCGACATCAGCGTGACCGGTTGGGACAACAACGAGATCGGGCAGTTCATGACCCCGTCCCTGACCACCGTCGACGTGGACCTGGAACGGCTCGGCTCGAAGGCCATGGCCAAGCTGATCGCGGGATTGCGCGGCACGGAGCCCGAGCCGAACGAGGAATCCCTGTTCCGGGTCATCTGGCGGGAGTCGACAGCCGAGCCGTTCCCGACCGGTCGCCGCCGACGCAAGCCGATCGCGGGCGGTGTCGCCGGAGACGGTGCGGGTCAGACGGGTTGA
- a CDS encoding carbohydrate ABC transporter permease, with amino-acid sequence MSAINELRRPRGPQRGARQQNKAAFLFLLPWFVGLFGITIGPMLASLFLSFTDYNLLQPPELSGFDNWTRMLHDERLHKSLRVTFTYVLVSIPLQLALALGLALLLDKGVRGLSFYRSVFYLPSLIGGSVAIAVLWRTVFGTDGLVNDALAIIGIQGQGWISEPGTALSTLVVLNVWTFGSPMVIFLAGLRQVPTSLYEAASVDGANRWRQFVSITLPLLTPIIFFNLVLQIIHAFQTFTQAFVVSGGRGGPADSTLFYSLYLYERGFGHFDMGYASALAWLLLIIVAVFTAINFWASKYWVFYND; translated from the coding sequence ATGAGTGCCATCAACGAACTACGCCGGCCGCGCGGGCCCCAACGGGGTGCGCGACAGCAGAACAAGGCGGCGTTCCTCTTCCTGCTGCCCTGGTTCGTCGGGCTCTTCGGGATCACGATCGGCCCGATGCTGGCCTCGCTCTTCCTCAGCTTCACCGACTACAACCTGTTGCAACCGCCGGAACTCAGCGGGTTCGACAACTGGACGCGCATGCTCCACGACGAGCGCCTGCACAAGTCGCTCAGGGTGACGTTCACCTACGTCCTGGTGTCCATCCCGTTGCAGCTCGCGCTCGCCTTGGGACTCGCCCTGCTGCTGGACAAGGGCGTGCGCGGCCTCTCCTTCTACCGCTCCGTCTTCTACCTGCCGTCGCTGATCGGCGGCAGCGTCGCGATCGCCGTGCTGTGGCGCACGGTCTTCGGGACCGACGGCCTGGTCAACGACGCCCTGGCGATCATCGGCATCCAGGGGCAGGGCTGGATCTCGGAGCCGGGAACGGCGCTGTCGACCCTCGTCGTGCTGAACGTCTGGACCTTCGGCTCCCCCATGGTGATCTTCCTCGCCGGGCTGCGGCAGGTTCCGACCTCCCTCTACGAGGCGGCCTCCGTTGACGGCGCGAATCGTTGGCGCCAGTTCGTCAGCATCACCCTTCCGCTGCTGACACCCATCATCTTCTTCAACCTGGTGTTGCAGATCATCCACGCCTTCCAGACGTTCACCCAGGCCTTCGTGGTCTCCGGGGGCAGGGGAGGTCCCGCCGACTCCACCCTCTTCTACTCGCTGTACCTGTACGAGCGCGGGTTCGGCCACTTCGACATGGGTTACGCGTCCGCGCTCGCGTGGCTCCTGCTGATCATCGTCGCGGTCTTCACCGCGATCAACTTCTGGGCCTCAAAGTACTGGGTGTTCTACAATGACTGA
- a CDS encoding right-handed parallel beta-helix repeat-containing protein: protein MAGRRQRASERVRALVVAGAVVAATVVAVDVGVPFAAAQTAVNYYVSTTGSDSTGDGSSAKPWASIQKARDSVRGQLAGMSSDINVNIAPGDYHQSSTVNFTDADSGRNGFDVVYRSSGGLGSARVIGGQKVTGWSLHQGGIYRADIGAGKSLNTLYADGSRARLARFPNYRHDKAFPTAHAAYLESVGTTSSYTEFNYNATDLAGISWSNLSGAGVNIWSGGSWDWFTDKTPITSVDATNSVIKLSESVRYPIKSGSRYYVQGMLELLDAPNEYFYDSGSGYLYYYPESGDINSTTVIVPAVQKLISVTGASASARAHHITFDGLTLGFTDFTRWNRHGWVNAGDSGEGHTHSQYDRQVNLPQNRTGMVFLENTNDITITNSHLTNSGFSAVFMLFANSNNTVSNNLIDHVGHSGVFLEGRYPGEGDVLTQNTVHNNMIKYIGELVGHGGGVYVMNSSRNTITNLEISHSPRYAVVINAIKDLPQADMYAQGNLVKGVRVHNATEDSGDTGPLYSFGLSDDKPYLYNSWEQITVNGARAHPSMHDYAPFGVYMDNDSYGQHFTNVQLSDTQGVAFHNNESGDHVTSNVSWETGFTESKMDYNGIGVTSSFPYPGGDDFVGDFRNGLANWSTGKGAPVTSTEQRHGTATSYKQTGETSVIYKTFPRKQEKRVSVWLYDDATKTSMDAMARVDAGGWDGATWRGLGVKASTSSTHYSYRVDGTVTATTIPRSTGWHEFAWDYGSGNGVRMYVDGKLVASPTGLGAFDQIAMGDWWVGTTGTAYWADAVVARFAEGFEGGAGAFTAGKGGVSTSTTRAKDGSASYVADTDEDVAVTTLEGKQYKVASVWFHDDAADTSLAQMARVDDGGWSDSGSWRGLGVNTGVSTSNYVIRVGATTTATSVPRTTGWHKLTWDYRSGSGVQMRIDGVLVGSPGGTRQFNMIALGDWWADKMTGAVNWDHVTVSGK from the coding sequence ATGGCCGGCAGAAGGCAGCGGGCGTCCGAACGGGTGCGTGCGTTGGTGGTGGCGGGGGCGGTGGTCGCCGCCACCGTGGTGGCTGTCGATGTGGGCGTGCCGTTCGCGGCGGCCCAAACGGCGGTGAACTACTACGTCTCGACGACCGGCAGCGACTCGACCGGAGACGGGTCGTCAGCCAAGCCCTGGGCGTCGATCCAGAAGGCGCGGGACTCGGTCCGCGGCCAGCTGGCGGGTATGTCGTCGGACATCAACGTCAACATCGCGCCTGGTGACTACCACCAGTCGAGCACGGTGAACTTCACCGACGCGGACTCCGGTCGCAACGGGTTCGACGTCGTCTACCGGTCCAGCGGTGGTCTGGGCAGCGCCCGGGTCATCGGTGGTCAGAAGGTGACCGGCTGGTCCCTCCACCAGGGCGGCATCTACCGGGCCGACATCGGCGCGGGCAAGTCGTTGAACACGCTCTACGCCGACGGGTCGCGCGCCCGGCTGGCCCGGTTCCCGAACTACCGGCACGACAAGGCCTTCCCGACGGCGCACGCTGCCTACCTGGAGTCGGTGGGGACGACGAGCTCGTACACCGAGTTCAACTACAACGCCACCGACCTCGCGGGCATCTCCTGGTCGAACCTGTCCGGCGCCGGCGTGAACATCTGGTCCGGCGGGAGTTGGGACTGGTTCACCGACAAGACCCCGATCACGAGCGTCGACGCGACGAACAGCGTCATCAAGCTCAGCGAGAGCGTGCGCTATCCGATCAAGTCCGGGTCGCGCTACTACGTCCAGGGCATGCTCGAACTCCTGGACGCGCCCAACGAGTACTTCTACGACTCGGGGTCGGGCTACCTCTACTACTACCCGGAGTCCGGCGACATCAACAGCACCACCGTGATCGTCCCCGCGGTGCAGAAGCTGATCTCCGTCACGGGCGCGTCGGCGTCGGCGCGTGCGCACCACATCACCTTTGACGGGCTGACCCTGGGCTTCACCGACTTCACCAGGTGGAACCGCCACGGCTGGGTCAACGCGGGCGACTCCGGCGAGGGGCACACCCACTCGCAGTACGACCGGCAGGTCAACCTGCCCCAGAACCGCACCGGCATGGTGTTCCTGGAGAACACCAATGACATCACCATCACCAACTCGCACTTGACGAACTCGGGCTTCTCCGCGGTGTTCATGCTGTTCGCCAACAGCAACAACACGGTGTCGAACAACCTGATCGACCACGTCGGCCACTCGGGGGTGTTCCTCGAAGGCCGGTACCCCGGTGAAGGGGACGTGCTGACGCAGAACACCGTGCACAACAACATGATCAAGTACATCGGTGAGCTGGTCGGGCACGGAGGTGGCGTCTACGTGATGAACTCCAGCCGCAACACCATCACCAACCTGGAGATCAGCCACTCGCCGCGGTACGCGGTCGTGATCAACGCGATCAAGGACCTGCCGCAGGCAGACATGTACGCGCAGGGCAACCTGGTCAAGGGCGTCCGCGTCCACAACGCCACCGAGGACAGCGGCGACACGGGTCCGCTCTACTCGTTCGGCCTGAGTGACGACAAGCCGTACCTGTACAACTCGTGGGAGCAGATCACCGTCAACGGGGCGCGGGCTCACCCCTCGATGCACGACTACGCACCCTTCGGCGTGTACATGGACAACGACAGCTACGGCCAGCACTTCACTAACGTGCAACTGTCGGACACCCAAGGCGTGGCGTTCCACAACAACGAATCGGGCGACCACGTGACGTCGAACGTCAGTTGGGAAACCGGCTTCACAGAGTCCAAGATGGACTACAACGGCATCGGCGTCACCAGCTCGTTCCCCTACCCGGGTGGCGACGATTTCGTCGGTGACTTCCGCAACGGCCTGGCGAACTGGTCGACCGGCAAGGGCGCCCCGGTGACCAGCACCGAGCAGCGGCACGGCACCGCCACGAGCTACAAGCAGACCGGTGAGACCAGCGTCATCTACAAGACGTTCCCGCGCAAGCAGGAGAAGCGCGTCAGCGTGTGGCTCTACGACGACGCGACCAAGACGTCCATGGACGCGATGGCACGTGTGGACGCGGGCGGCTGGGACGGCGCGACCTGGCGCGGCCTGGGCGTCAAGGCTTCGACGTCGAGCACGCACTACTCCTACCGGGTCGATGGCACGGTCACCGCGACCACCATCCCGCGCTCGACCGGGTGGCACGAGTTCGCATGGGACTACGGCTCCGGCAACGGCGTGAGGATGTACGTCGACGGCAAGCTCGTCGCCTCGCCCACCGGCCTCGGCGCGTTCGACCAGATCGCGATGGGTGACTGGTGGGTCGGCACCACGGGCACCGCCTACTGGGCCGATGCCGTGGTCGCCCGGTTCGCCGAGGGCTTCGAAGGCGGCGCGGGCGCGTTCACCGCGGGCAAGGGTGGGGTCTCGACCAGCACCACCCGGGCGAAGGACGGTTCGGCGTCGTACGTGGCCGACACCGACGAGGACGTCGCCGTCACCACTCTGGAGGGCAAGCAGTACAAGGTCGCCAGTGTCTGGTTCCACGACGACGCCGCCGACACCAGCCTCGCGCAGATGGCGCGTGTCGACGACGGGGGCTGGAGCGACAGCGGCTCCTGGCGCGGCCTCGGTGTGAACACCGGCGTGTCGACCTCGAACTACGTGATCAGGGTCGGCGCGACCACCACGGCGACCTCGGTGCCCCGCACCACCGGCTGGCACAAGCTGACCTGGGACTACCGGTCGGGGTCGGGTGTGCAGATGCGGATCGACGGCGTTCTGGTGGGCAGCCCCGGTGGGACACGCCAGTTCAACATGATCGCCCTCGGCGACTGGTGGGCCGACAAGATGACCGGCGCGGTCAACTGGGACCACGTGACGGTGTCCGGCAAGTGA
- a CDS encoding ABC transporter substrate-binding protein, with product MTLGLSRRSAAKTWIGAIAAVVLAAGVSACGSTSSGGSGEKVELTFYVGVTPTLTTTLFEQQFAKFQAAHPNVTVKLLDANNKSAGSTLDSLIVSHRVPDVMLFGGVLTQKYVNSGVLHGYDPSDPAIAGLRPNERQTYKGKVWAQYFSLQPQNLLYYNKKVLAQAGVADIPKTFDEFDAALAKVKAAGETPMASAGQSTWPANALLWSAISTKFQDEPDFWDHVCKGTASYSGDPAFQKAAAQWQKWFKDGYLQDGYISTNYPDDQALFGSGKAAFYPSGSWTAAALQKLPNAEDFGVTVWPTVTGKQAISVNDNGITVSAQSKHKDLAIELAKFLATGDGAADLLKADSLISAKTDPITWEGGPLDSQIAELAKTLPNIPHFGGTMPVQPPLGNYRTPLTSDLQAMHLGNISPDEVLKNADKYAADNKSC from the coding sequence ATGACGCTTGGCCTAAGCAGACGGTCGGCCGCCAAGACGTGGATCGGGGCGATCGCGGCCGTCGTCCTGGCGGCCGGCGTCTCGGCGTGTGGCTCGACGAGCAGCGGCGGCAGCGGGGAGAAGGTCGAGCTGACGTTCTACGTCGGCGTGACCCCCACGCTGACCACCACGCTGTTCGAGCAGCAGTTCGCCAAGTTCCAGGCGGCACACCCGAACGTCACCGTCAAGCTCCTGGACGCGAACAACAAGAGCGCGGGCAGCACTCTCGACTCGCTGATCGTCAGCCACCGGGTGCCGGACGTGATGCTGTTCGGCGGTGTGCTCACCCAGAAGTACGTCAACAGCGGCGTGCTGCACGGCTATGACCCGAGCGACCCGGCGATCGCGGGCCTGCGCCCGAACGAGCGGCAGACCTACAAGGGCAAGGTCTGGGCCCAGTACTTCTCCCTCCAGCCGCAGAACTTGCTCTACTACAACAAGAAGGTGCTCGCCCAGGCAGGCGTCGCCGACATCCCGAAGACCTTCGACGAGTTCGACGCCGCGCTGGCCAAGGTCAAGGCCGCGGGCGAGACCCCGATGGCCTCGGCCGGCCAGAGCACGTGGCCCGCCAACGCCCTGCTGTGGTCGGCGATCTCCACCAAGTTCCAGGACGAACCCGATTTCTGGGACCACGTCTGCAAGGGCACCGCGAGCTACAGCGGTGACCCCGCCTTCCAGAAGGCGGCGGCCCAGTGGCAGAAGTGGTTCAAGGACGGCTACCTCCAGGACGGCTACATCAGCACGAACTACCCCGACGACCAGGCGCTGTTCGGCAGCGGCAAGGCCGCGTTCTACCCGTCGGGCTCGTGGACGGCGGCGGCCCTGCAGAAGCTGCCCAACGCCGAAGACTTCGGGGTCACCGTGTGGCCGACCGTCACCGGCAAGCAGGCGATCTCCGTCAACGACAACGGCATCACGGTGTCGGCGCAGTCCAAGCACAAGGACTTGGCCATCGAGCTGGCCAAGTTCCTCGCGACCGGTGACGGCGCAGCCGACCTGCTCAAGGCCGACTCCCTGATCTCGGCCAAGACGGACCCGATCACCTGGGAGGGCGGCCCGCTGGACAGCCAGATCGCCGAGTTGGCGAAAACTCTGCCCAATATCCCCCACTTCGGCGGCACCATGCCGGTCCAGCCACCACTGGGCAACTACCGCACGCCGCTGACGAGCGACCTCCAGGCGATGCACCTCGGCAACATCAGCCCGGACGAGGTGCTGAAGAACGCCGACAAGTACGCGGCCGACAACAAGTCCTGCTAG
- a CDS encoding GntR family transcriptional regulator, with product MSAADDFAHPPLSRHLLSEGAYEIVRKSILDGTFPPGHQLVESQLARKLNVSQAPMREALRRLNHEGLVTVIPYKGSYVTEVSESEAAQAREVRNALEELAARTVTGNLGDEYVQRLTAEVEGMRKAATVNDIAAFRLHDTAFHRTVIEASGNAYLIRMWTQIEPILTALGVVSDPRWTGDRSVMAEVHGNLVTLLTGNDPEAAGMKFREHGRNLAH from the coding sequence GTGAGCGCGGCTGACGATTTCGCCCATCCCCCGTTGAGCAGGCACCTGCTCTCCGAGGGCGCGTACGAGATCGTGCGGAAGTCGATCCTCGACGGCACCTTCCCACCGGGACACCAACTCGTGGAGTCCCAGTTGGCGCGCAAGCTCAACGTCAGCCAGGCGCCGATGCGCGAAGCGCTGCGCAGGCTCAACCACGAAGGCCTGGTCACGGTCATCCCGTACAAGGGCAGCTACGTGACCGAGGTGTCGGAAAGCGAAGCCGCGCAGGCCAGGGAGGTGCGCAACGCGCTGGAAGAGTTGGCGGCGCGCACGGTCACCGGAAATCTGGGCGACGAATACGTGCAACGCCTTACCGCCGAAGTGGAGGGAATGCGGAAAGCAGCCACAGTGAACGATATTGCAGCGTTCCGCCTCCATGACACCGCATTCCACCGTACCGTCATCGAGGCCAGCGGCAATGCCTACCTAATTCGCATGTGGACCCAGATCGAACCCATCCTCACCGCCCTCGGCGTGGTGTCCGACCCTCGCTGGACTGGCGACCGGTCGGTGATGGCCGAAGTCCACGGCAACCTGGTCACCCTGCTCACCGGGAACGACCCCGAAGCCGCCGGGATGAAGTTCCGCGAGCACGGCCGCAACCTGGCCCATTAG
- a CDS encoding RraA family protein, producing MSSTPPRSAPELPVRGAAFERATADELALLDGVGSASVCAKLHSQGIRRTFIKGPKPLQAGQRIVGSAVTLQFMPQREDVFSGMDEEYVERGTALWAVLESIEPADVLVIQAYNSEFTGCIGDMLVRYFRKRGGAGIVVDGRIRDTGKVRELGVPIWCTGSTPHYASQSELFPWAYDVPVAAGGVLVLPGDIVVADDDGAVVVPRDKAATVSQIAKGQESQEQFSRERIEQGGLLRDYYPLSGSVSVQAYEKWLADRQLDQISG from the coding sequence ATGTCCAGTACCCCGCCTCGCTCCGCTCCGGAGCTCCCGGTGCGCGGAGCCGCGTTCGAGCGGGCCACCGCCGATGAGCTCGCGCTGCTGGACGGCGTCGGATCGGCGAGCGTGTGCGCGAAGCTGCACAGCCAGGGCATCCGGCGCACGTTCATCAAGGGGCCCAAACCCTTGCAGGCCGGCCAGCGCATCGTCGGCTCCGCGGTCACACTGCAATTCATGCCCCAACGCGAGGACGTCTTCTCCGGCATGGATGAGGAGTACGTCGAGCGGGGCACCGCGCTGTGGGCGGTGCTGGAGTCGATCGAGCCCGCCGATGTCCTGGTGATCCAGGCGTACAACAGCGAGTTCACCGGCTGCATCGGCGACATGCTCGTCCGTTACTTCCGCAAGCGCGGTGGCGCCGGGATCGTGGTCGACGGCCGGATCCGGGACACCGGCAAGGTGCGCGAGCTGGGCGTGCCGATCTGGTGCACCGGCAGCACGCCGCACTACGCCTCGCAGTCGGAGCTGTTCCCCTGGGCCTACGACGTGCCGGTCGCCGCGGGCGGGGTGCTGGTCCTGCCCGGCGACATCGTCGTGGCCGACGACGACGGCGCGGTGGTGGTGCCGCGTGACAAGGCCGCCACGGTCAGCCAGATCGCCAAGGGGCAGGAGTCGCAGGAGCAGTTCAGCCGGGAGCGGATCGAACAGGGCGGCCTGCTCCGCGACTACTACCCGCTCAGCGGTTCGGTCTCGGTGCAGGCTTACGAGAAGTGGCTCGCCGACCGGCAACTCGACCAGATCTCGGGGTGA
- a CDS encoding aldo/keto reductase produces MTTSAATRPHLPPLGFGTASLGAGDVADDVLDAAWAANVRYFDTAPHYGLGLAERRLGHFLAGRRRDKFIVSTKVGRLLLPPDQADGRVVEGSPDASGLVRVRDHSRVGIKRSLSDSLERLGLQRVDLALLHDPDNHLDEAVETAIPALVELRSQGLVSAIGVGMNQTPGLARLVAETDIDYVMVAGRYTLLDRVAEESLMPLCARRGVKVVAAAILNSGLLADPQVATSYDYEPVRPEVRAAARRLQEVCRRHGVPLLAAALQFPGRHPLVETTLLGAASAANVTESMAALRTPTSRALWDELDELVSELRPALAGGRWR; encoded by the coding sequence ATGACCACTTCAGCGGCCACGCGACCACACCTGCCGCCTCTCGGGTTCGGCACCGCCTCGCTGGGCGCGGGCGACGTGGCCGACGACGTGCTGGACGCGGCCTGGGCGGCGAACGTGCGCTACTTCGACACCGCGCCGCACTACGGCCTGGGTCTGGCCGAACGCCGCCTCGGCCACTTCCTCGCCGGGCGACGGCGCGACAAGTTCATCGTCTCGACCAAGGTCGGCCGCCTGCTGCTGCCACCGGACCAGGCCGACGGACGGGTCGTCGAGGGCAGCCCGGACGCCTCCGGGCTGGTCCGGGTTCGCGACCACAGTCGGGTCGGGATCAAGCGGTCGTTGAGCGACAGCTTGGAGCGGCTCGGGTTGCAGCGCGTCGACTTGGCGCTGCTGCACGACCCCGACAACCACCTCGACGAAGCCGTCGAGACTGCGATCCCCGCCCTGGTCGAGCTGCGATCCCAGGGTCTGGTCTCGGCGATCGGCGTGGGCATGAACCAGACCCCTGGCCTGGCACGACTGGTCGCCGAGACCGACATCGACTACGTGATGGTGGCCGGGCGCTACACGTTGCTCGACCGGGTGGCCGAGGAGTCGCTGATGCCCCTGTGCGCACGGCGCGGCGTGAAGGTGGTGGCGGCGGCGATCCTGAACAGCGGCCTCCTGGCGGACCCTCAAGTCGCCACCAGCTACGACTACGAGCCCGTCCGACCCGAGGTCCGCGCAGCCGCGCGGCGACTGCAGGAGGTGTGCCGGCGCCACGGCGTGCCGCTGCTGGCCGCCGCGCTCCAGTTCCCGGGCAGGCACCCGCTCGTCGAGACGACACTGCTGGGCGCCGCGTCGGCCGCCAACGTGACCGAGTCGATGGCTGCTCTGCGGACACCGACGTCGCGAGCGCTGTGGGACGAGCTGGACGAGCTGGTGTCGGAGCTGCGACCCGCCCTGGCCGGGGGGCGGTGGCGATGA
- a CDS encoding L-rhamnose mutarotase, which produces MDVVVIRTKLREGKELAYEEAHRVLPGEVRGDLVARGIRDWKIFRDGRDLIHVITAEPSFEAFRATPSADPEIGVRHHERMSPYLEPDQGSSSGPMKLVWDLDAEL; this is translated from the coding sequence ATGGACGTAGTCGTCATCCGCACGAAGCTGCGTGAGGGCAAGGAACTCGCGTATGAAGAGGCGCACCGGGTGCTGCCCGGGGAGGTGCGCGGCGACCTGGTCGCCCGCGGCATCCGCGACTGGAAGATCTTCCGGGACGGCCGCGACCTCATCCACGTGATCACCGCGGAACCGTCGTTCGAGGCATTCCGGGCCACCCCGTCCGCCGACCCGGAGATCGGCGTGCGCCATCACGAGCGGATGAGCCCTTACCTGGAACCCGACCAGGGCTCGTCCTCGGGGCCGATGAAGCTGGTGTGGGACCTCGACGCCGAGCTGTGA
- a CDS encoding carbohydrate ABC transporter permease has protein sequence MTTTLSRPAPRRRSEPTKRVARRGRVRQSFDLFLMTTPAYLIYGTLFLLPALSTFYYSMTSWNGLTLTADWVGFDNFVKVFDEPAFSRSLVTTGIIAGGATILVNALGLAFALLLRSPGRSSTLYRAIIFAPIVLNEVAVGFLWRAILGHQGALNHALNTFAGVTPIEWLGRENLALVSVVMVIIWQSLGFNIVIFLAGLSRVPAELTEAAMIDGANRRQIFGNVTLPSIAPAVTINVIYTFVGLLHEYARIQALTAGGPAGATTTLSFKIVVDGLQDGLPATASAQAAILSVTTVVLALLVLGYLRRRESSTQ, from the coding sequence ATGACGACGACCCTGAGCCGACCGGCGCCACGGCGGCGCTCGGAGCCCACCAAGCGGGTGGCTCGCCGGGGACGTGTCAGGCAGTCCTTCGACCTGTTCCTGATGACGACGCCCGCGTACCTGATCTACGGCACGCTGTTCCTGCTGCCCGCGCTGTCGACGTTCTACTACTCGATGACGTCGTGGAACGGCCTGACCTTGACCGCCGACTGGGTCGGGTTCGACAACTTCGTCAAGGTCTTCGACGAACCCGCCTTCAGCCGCAGCCTGGTCACCACCGGCATCATCGCGGGCGGGGCGACCATCCTGGTCAACGCGCTCGGTTTGGCGTTCGCCCTGCTGCTGCGGTCGCCAGGGCGGTCATCCACCCTCTACCGCGCGATCATCTTCGCGCCGATCGTGCTCAACGAGGTGGCCGTCGGTTTCCTGTGGCGAGCGATCCTCGGCCACCAGGGCGCGCTCAACCACGCGCTCAACACCTTCGCGGGGGTCACGCCGATCGAGTGGCTCGGCAGGGAGAACCTCGCCTTGGTCAGCGTGGTCATGGTGATCATCTGGCAGTCCCTCGGCTTCAACATCGTCATCTTCCTGGCGGGCCTGTCGCGCGTCCCGGCCGAACTGACCGAGGCCGCGATGATCGACGGGGCGAACCGGCGGCAGATCTTCGGCAACGTGACGCTGCCGTCGATCGCGCCCGCGGTGACGATCAACGTCATCTACACCTTCGTCGGGCTGCTGCACGAGTACGCCCGCATCCAGGCGCTCACCGCGGGCGGCCCCGCCGGCGCCACCACCACGCTGTCCTTCAAGATCGTCGTCGACGGCCTGCAGGACGGCCTGCCCGCCACGGCGTCGGCCCAGGCGGCGATCCTGTCCGTCACCACGGTGGTTCTCGCCCTGCTCGTGCTGGGCTACCTCCGCAGGCGAGAGAGCAGCACGCAATGA
- a CDS encoding amidohydrolase family protein → MIPLIDAHQHIWDTTRHRHSWLDKYDEPLNRTWTPADLAPLAAAAGVVGTVAVQSLPDLDETLYLLEQAEASPLLLGVVGWVDLRSSRVAEQIESLLAAPGGRWLRGVRYNLSAGDESEFADPALAAGLRVLGEFDLAFDLLTAPAKLGWTARLLDAAPDTRFVLDHAGNPDIARGQFEGWASSIGELARRPHLDCKLSGLVTKADHDSWTVADLRPYAETVIGAFTPERVAIGSDWPVCLLAGGYERVMGAYRALVAELSDTERDNVVTATVERTYRLAST, encoded by the coding sequence ATGATCCCGCTGATCGACGCACACCAGCACATCTGGGACACCACCCGGCACCGGCATTCGTGGCTGGACAAGTACGACGAACCGCTGAACCGGACCTGGACGCCCGCCGACCTGGCGCCCTTGGCCGCAGCCGCGGGCGTCGTCGGGACTGTCGCGGTGCAGTCCCTGCCCGACCTCGACGAGACGCTCTACCTGCTGGAGCAGGCCGAGGCGAGCCCGCTGCTGCTGGGTGTCGTCGGCTGGGTCGACCTGAGGTCGAGCCGGGTCGCCGAGCAGATCGAGTCGCTGCTCGCCGCGCCGGGCGGGCGGTGGTTGCGCGGTGTCCGCTACAACCTCTCGGCCGGCGACGAGTCCGAGTTCGCCGACCCCGCGCTGGCTGCCGGGTTGCGCGTCCTCGGAGAGTTCGACCTGGCCTTCGACCTGCTCACCGCCCCTGCGAAGCTCGGGTGGACGGCCCGGCTGCTCGACGCGGCGCCGGACACCCGATTCGTCCTGGACCACGCGGGAAACCCCGACATCGCACGCGGGCAGTTCGAGGGCTGGGCTTCGTCGATCGGGGAACTGGCCAGGCGGCCTCACCTCGACTGCAAGCTGTCCGGCCTGGTCACCAAGGCGGACCACGACTCGTGGACAGTCGCGGACCTGCGCCCGTACGCGGAGACCGTGATCGGCGCGTTCACGCCCGAGCGGGTGGCGATCGGCTCCGACTGGCCCGTCTGCCTCCTCGCTGGAGGCTACGAGCGCGTCATGGGCGCGTACCGTGCCCTAGTCGCGGAGTTGAGCGACACAGAACGCGATAATGTCGTCACCGCCACAGTTGAACGTACGTACAGACTGGCTTCGACTTGA